Sequence from the Cucumis sativus cultivar 9930 chromosome 1, Cucumber_9930_V3, whole genome shotgun sequence genome:
ccttcttttatacaaatttcaaggctcttgaatttgttttcatttggaaagaaaggtTATTCGATGAACTTCCCACCTTACTTCATGGCACAACAAGTCTACAACTTTCTCAACAAAActtcctaaaccctaaatcctaAATTCTAACATGAATTTCACCAAATaatataagataattaataaaatctctaaaaatttagaatgttACATTTTATAATAACCTTCTATGCCAAATTccaaaatctttaattaaatatatatacccatatatatatatatttaattaatccaaCACATTACCCCTAATAAATTCATGAACttctaatttcaattaatCTAACACCCATAATGATCTAATCATAGACtatttaagataattaaggataaaattacattaatttttttttctggtgCTACACTCAATTACATTAAAGAGAGAGGGCCATGAGAATGAACTAAAAGAGTAGAGTGACCATTTCTCATGACATTATATTTTGGTACAAACTTCCCAAAAGGGAAACAAAAGTCACCTCTCTAAGTCTGTTCAGCTCATCCAATTTTGTATCAATAATAGTGTTGTATCAAAACTTTGTCCACCCgtattaaacaattaaactataaacaatcacaatttaaataaattaaaaattactcCACCATTAAAGTAACggaatctaaattttttttttatatttttaagatactgctaataataataaaaagaaagttagttgaataaaaattagtttagaatGAAGAACAGAAAATGTAAGGTTTTAGAGAACACGAATCATCAGTTAAAAACCACTTTAAGGATCAGTAATTAATCTCTAATCTTTTATAATCTTTGggaatgaaccaaaatttagCTCTTTCTGTatctaatttgtttctttgttacTAATAAGCGGAGTTTCGTCACTTTGTTTGAGTGGATTTCCAGTTGCGTTggcaattaaaaagaaaactacatCCAATTTGAGATTTACCTGTATGGATTTGGTTCTGTGTTAATAAAATCTacaatttcttcatctttgaAACCACAAaacctttctattttcttcgtCCATCCTCAAACAAGCTTTCTCGACTTCCATTGTTGAAGAATCAATTCGAAATTTCCCAGCTAAGTCCAGAAGTAATGGCGGCGAAACCTTCGGAATCAGGGCGGCTGAAAGTCATCGTAATCCAAGGGAAAAATCTCGTGATTCGAGATTTCAGAAGTAGCGATCCATACGTCGTCGTCAAATTGGGGAAACAGGTGATTCCGATACTcgattcatttttcaatttcaatggCAATCGATTATTGTTTCATTCGATTGACGAATCTCTGTTTCTGATCTATACAGAAAGCAAAAACCaaagtaattaaaagtaaCCTAAATCCTGTATGGAACGAGGAACTCACTTTCAAAATCGGCGCCGAACCTACTGGACTCTTAAACCTCGTAAGTGATTCTGAAAAAGCTCAATCGATGGATTGCTCTCTGTTTCCGTTTCCACATCTCATCAGGATTGTTCTTGTTCAGGAAGTGTTCGACAAAGATTTGTTCAAGCGAGACGACAGGATGGGGCGAGCATCGATTAACCTTCAACCAATGCAATCTGCAAGTCGGCTAAGTAAGATTCTGAGAATGTCGACCGGCGAGACGACGCTGAGGAAGGTGGTTCCGGGGAGAGACGACTGCGTTTCGGAGGAATACTCGATACGGTGTATCGACGGCGAGGTGGTGCAAGATGTTTGGTTGCGCCTGGGCGGAGTGGAATCAGGAGAGATTCAAGTCAGAATGAAGTATGTAGAAGAACAGATGAATTTGGAATGAATTAAGGATCCAAATTGGAAGGGGAAAATGTGATAGGAAAATCGATTTAACTTAGCATAGTTTCGGTAATAAAACACGAGTTTGATTCCTAAGTAAAGTCCATTTTTTAAGGCGTTGTGAGGTTTTAAGATGATAGGGAGAAAATAgacttttaaacaaaatatgagtgaaaagttcaattaatgaaaattttacctttctctttctctttctctttctctctctcaacaaattcaaaattttatatttatttcgtAAATTTAAGCAAGTAACAAATTAGATTGTTTTATCTCTTTGGGTCTAATTTTAGAACAAAACATTtaagtttacaaaataatgtgtttatgtgaaattagATAGGTAAActtattctttcaaatttactcTTAATCTTCTTGCCGCATTTGATCAAGTTGTCATGTTATTTGGTAAAGGTTAACTTAGTGTATTAGCGTGATTTTGCACATGAGGgagttacttttttttacctCGCAAACATCtcacaagttttaaaattgaaaatacctaatttcaaatcaattctATAGTTATTTTAGGTGATTTTACACATTTTATAGAGTTtttagatattattttttttatccagCAAACATCTCACAAATATCTAGTaactttcaaacttcaaaaggTTATTCCTAAACCAATTATAGATGATTTAGGAAGATTTTGCACATGGTTTAAGGAGCTTTTCACCTATATTTATATCTTACAAACATCTCGCATACattttaaaccctaaaccctaaacactCTGCAACTtctaaacttcaaatatttaatccaATTATCAgttatataattgttttatggGATTTATGGTGATTCTACTCATTGATTAAATATGTGACTAATATTTATGATACGATTGACATGTGTGTGACTGATATTTATGATATGATTGACATATGTGGATGTCGTTATAAAATACTAGTAGTTGCCTCATACTTGTAGCAATGTGTCCTTTCGCATTTGTGTCTCCTTTAGGATTAATAAGTTATTGTGTTTCCTTCAGGATTCACAAGTTTGGAATGTGTgagataatatatatgtacttAAAAGACTTCATAAACATGCGTAAAAGCACTCCATATATGGAACAcagaaaaatttgaaatgtgcGAGATGTGTGCGAGATGCATGCGAGATAATACATATGTCCCTAATAGGCTTCCTAAACATGCCTAAAAGTGCTCCATAGAACTTAAGAGAGGTAAACATTCAATTTCGGAACACATagtaaaagtttgaaatgtgcGAGATATGTGCGAGATGTATGCGAAATATGTGCGAGATGTGTGGTAGGTAATATATATGTGTCACACTCCGCCCCGAGCATCTACTTGCTCAGCCCAAGATGTGACGTGAAGCCAATCGACATTATTCCCTTTTTTAACGACACCAGTTGACCCTGACTACTGAACCTTTCTCATGCTAAATAACTAGGTAAAAGTAAAACTTATGTAGTGGACTAACAgagaaaaaccaaataaactTGCTTACACTACTTCAAAGTAGTTTAAGGCTAAGTGCCATTAATTACAGGTAACATACCTAACAAAAGATAAACATCTAAACTGACTTAATCAAAACCATTTACATGATAAGGAtttaactaaactaaaaatgaCCCTTGACAATAAAATTATCTACCACTTTGTACAGTAAACTTGGAGACAATGGCTAGACTTTTGGATAACGACCTCTACCtaaaaagtggaaaaacaTTTGGAAAGTGTGAGTTAAAAATAGCCTAGTGAGtgatgattttataaaacatactttaaaataaatacaatttaatattttcataaatcgTTCATAAACTGTACATAAACATACAATCTTGAAACTTTCTTTAAACTAAACATTGtctatgtttcaaaatacttttttttatctttgtatACTCTATACCCAAAAAATACTAAGTCAAGATAGTAGAGCACCTGATAAGAATCATGATGTAGATGCAGTGCTTATTATAGGTTACTTTTTCAGTGGAAAAACTTTGTTGCTTTGAAGGTGTCAATGCCGTAATCTGCCCCATTGTGAAGTCATGTCATTTCAACTACCATTTTTGTCTTTGAGGGAGCTTTTCTCGCGTGATGTTTAGGTTCATCGCATGGGATTGTTAGTTGCTTGGCACGATCCATCTGCTTATCTTTGTGCAGGATGTCTCGTGCGACTTGCTCCTTTTCGGTTTTCTGCACTTGTCTAGCATTTAAACATGGGTAAACACGTAAAACAGGAACTACATTTATATAAGCCTTATTTCTAagtatttatgtttttacaaCATAAGTCATGCGTTCTGAACATTCCTTAGGTGTTTTAATTCCAATTATTCtactaaaaaaatctataataaCGGTTCTTTCTACCCGCTATTAAAGGTCGAGgtagaaaatataagaataaaagaaaatgtcaaggAGGAAgcagaagaaagtaaaaagatgtacaagaataaaaaaaatgtaacaagaagaagaaagaagaggcaGAAAAACCAAGCGTGAGGAAGGAAGATCTTGAACTTCCAATGGAAATCACTTCCTCACCTGATGCAGATTTTTCAGGATTAGCAACAAGAACCCTCATAagatcaacaaaagaaattctggtctttgaaagaagaagaaaagagccAAAGTCGGAGACAAAAGTAGGGAAGGACGTGGCCGAGgagtttgagaaagaaaagactAGAAACACTTTGTCAGAGGAGAAAGTGCCCAACTGCAAGAAGGAAGAGGGACAAGTATATTCAAGGACACTATTGCAGGCACAGGTAGAGGAAGGGCAAAAAGAACAAGTGGGACCTCATCACCATCCAAGAAGAGGATTAAGGTGCAAAAACCaaagtaattaaaagtaaCCTAAATCCTGTATGGAACAAGGAACTCACTTTCAAAATCGGCGTCGAACCTACTGGACTCTTAAACTTCgtaagtgattttgaaaaagctCAATCGATGGATTGGTGATGAAGctacaaaaaagaagaggaggaagCTTGAGGAtcgaagaaaagaaaacccctTACAACTCTTCAAAACAATCCTTGTTCGCCTATGCTAAACCTTAGCAAATCCAATGAAGCAACATGACCCAGTAGCAACAGTGAGGATAACTCCACTAGAACCTCACCCATAGAAACCTCATTTTGTCGCCAAAATCTTAGTAGAATTTGCTATGTATCACATAatgttgtttatttctttttatttatgtcaTTTACAATGCAAGTGATCACTTTTGATGTACTCTTTAAGCATTTAATCTGTCTTGTCGCAAGTCTGGCTCCCTGCCTTATAgcattctaatttttctttgtaattcaaaaacacttcaataaaataaagtatgaaaaataaagatatcAATTCTCCATGTTTGACCCTGGATCACCAAGAAAACCTATCCTTTCATTTACACTTAGACAAGCAATATAAAAACTTATACTCAACGAGAATTTAGTAACTACGCAAGGACATAGAGATATAGTAAGTATCTCGCAAGTGATGATCATGACTCGCTGTGTAAAAGGATTGCAATATGAATTTAACTTATATATCTTACTCCCACAATCCTAAGACTATAACCGAAACTAGAACACTCAATCCACAACGTTAAGTATGAACCTAAATTCGACAAGCAGAGAGTAGGTAATAAGGACAGAGCTAATGTGCACAAGGAGGAGTTTGTAGATAAACTCCACATTTGTGATTA
This genomic interval carries:
- the LOC101215028 gene encoding protein C2-DOMAIN ABA-RELATED 11 isoform X2, with the translated sequence MAAKPSESGRLKVIVIQGKNLVIRDFRSSDPYVVVKLGKQKAKTKVIKSNLNPVWNEELTFKIGAEPTGLLNLEVFDKDLFKRDDRMGRASINLQPMQSASRLSKILRMSTGETTLRKVVPGRDDCVSEEYSIRCIDGEVVQDVWLRLGGVESGEIQVRMKYVEEQMNLE
- the LOC101215028 gene encoding protein C2-DOMAIN ABA-RELATED 11 isoform X1; its protein translation is MAAKPSESGRLKVIVIQGKNLVIRDFRSSDPYVVVKLGKQKAKTKVIKSNLNPVWNEELTFKIGAEPTGLLNLVSDSEKAQSMDCSLFPFPHLIRIVLVQEVFDKDLFKRDDRMGRASINLQPMQSASRLSKILRMSTGETTLRKVVPGRDDCVSEEYSIRCIDGEVVQDVWLRLGGVESGEIQVRMKYVEEQMNLE